The following proteins come from a genomic window of Aquimarina sp. MAR_2010_214:
- a CDS encoding AraC family transcriptional regulator gives MQSFELIDLIVFLGISQGIFLAIVIQVLQNKNRLANRTLSLILTIASIMLTGRFFFTIETDNKVFFRLALFVDILVFVFGPLLYLYYRRLIFNEKSKYKLHYTCFIPATGMLAYHFWTYQFSYDEFVLLAQNGNLTLSFLIIEAVGILFNLYFVYQCFQLLGIYQKEEKNNLSYSQNLVRYLNAILIIGSLFLLLWIISFVLGYGFKIYSSFLSYNAIWIVVCVFVYIIGFYSLKQPDLFRMPLYLNTHIKKKERLDNEVVKNLEVMLEKLMINEKIYLNHKLTLVDLAKKLDTSTNNVSWLLNNIHKCTFYDYINTYRVKAFIEKIHNGEHHHHTLLALSMDSGFNSKSTFNKAFKAVIKDTPSNYIKKTA, from the coding sequence ATGCAGTCTTTTGAATTAATTGACCTAATTGTATTTTTAGGTATTAGCCAAGGAATATTTTTAGCTATTGTAATTCAGGTGTTACAAAATAAGAATAGACTTGCTAATAGAACATTATCTCTGATTTTAACCATAGCTTCAATAATGTTAACAGGTCGATTTTTCTTTACTATAGAGACCGATAACAAAGTCTTCTTTAGGCTAGCACTTTTTGTAGATATACTAGTATTTGTATTTGGCCCCTTGTTATATCTTTATTATAGAAGATTAATATTTAATGAAAAATCAAAATACAAATTACACTATACATGTTTTATTCCTGCAACAGGAATGTTAGCATATCATTTTTGGACGTATCAATTTTCTTATGATGAATTTGTTTTACTGGCTCAGAATGGCAATCTTACACTATCTTTTTTAATTATAGAAGCGGTTGGAATTCTCTTCAACTTATATTTTGTATATCAGTGTTTTCAGTTATTAGGGATATACCAAAAAGAAGAAAAAAACAATTTATCATATTCTCAAAATCTGGTAAGATACCTTAATGCAATTTTGATTATAGGGAGTTTGTTTTTATTGTTATGGATAATAAGTTTTGTGCTAGGATATGGTTTTAAGATATATTCCTCATTTTTAAGCTACAATGCCATATGGATAGTGGTTTGTGTTTTTGTTTATATAATAGGTTTTTATAGTCTAAAACAACCTGATCTTTTTAGAATGCCTTTATATCTAAACACACACATTAAAAAGAAAGAACGACTGGATAATGAAGTGGTTAAAAACTTAGAGGTTATGCTAGAAAAACTTATGATAAATGAGAAAATATATCTGAATCATAAACTTACCTTAGTGGATCTTGCAAAAAAATTGGATACATCAACAAACAATGTTTCCTGGTTACTCAATAATATTCATAAATGTACTTTTTATGATTATATCAATACATATAGAGTAAAAGCATTTATAGAAAAGATTCATAATGGAGAGCATCATCATCATACGCTCCTAGCATTATCAATGGATTCTGGATTTAATTCTAAGTCTACTTTCAATAAAGCATTTAAGGCAGTTATTAAAGATACGCCAAGCAACTATATAAAAAAAACTGCTTAA